A genomic segment from Candidatus Brocadia sinica JPN1 encodes:
- a CDS encoding LuxR C-terminal-related transcriptional regulator, with amino-acid sequence MARLNISEPSVKKYMNGIYKKVGVANRLQLALYAMEHWPSYFKVT; translated from the coding sequence ATGGCACGTCTCAACATCAGTGAACCATCCGTGAAAAAATACATGAACGGTATCTATAAAAAGGTCGGAGTCGCTAACAGGCTGCAACTCGCACTTTATGCCATGGAGCACTGGCCGTCTTATTTCAAGGTAACTTAA
- a CDS encoding cobalt-precorrin 5A hydrolase, producing MNIALIALTEEGLKTARRIGTGFDPPPSTYIFNKTGEGNNCSTEDKTPPYIRPFSEPLQQLVNRIFKHYDGLVFVMAMGIVVRMIAQNILDKYTDPAVVVVDDVGRFVISVLSGHEGGANLLAHRIAAILHTDAVITTGTEAQKDIIVGIGCKKGVSSEAVKQSILDALQRVNLTMERVRLLATIEIKSQEPGLLLAADELGIPLRAVSSREIAVCAKEHGRSDFVKEKIGVWGVCEPAALLSGRKTQLLLKKQKYPGVTVAIAQENFTW from the coding sequence TTGAATATAGCTCTTATTGCCTTGACAGAAGAAGGATTAAAAACTGCACGAAGGATTGGAACAGGTTTTGATCCGCCTCCTTCTACGTATATATTTAATAAAACGGGAGAGGGAAATAATTGTAGTACCGAAGACAAGACGCCCCCATATATTAGGCCTTTTTCTGAACCGCTGCAACAACTGGTTAATCGAATCTTCAAACACTATGACGGCCTTGTCTTTGTTATGGCCATGGGGATTGTGGTGAGGATGATTGCCCAAAATATCCTCGATAAATACACCGATCCGGCTGTGGTTGTGGTTGATGATGTGGGGCGTTTCGTTATCAGCGTGCTCTCGGGTCATGAGGGTGGCGCCAATCTGTTGGCACATCGGATTGCCGCTATCTTGCATACAGATGCCGTGATTACTACCGGCACCGAGGCGCAGAAGGACATTATCGTTGGTATCGGTTGTAAAAAGGGGGTTAGTTCTGAGGCGGTAAAACAATCCATTCTTGATGCCCTTCAGAGGGTGAATCTTACGATGGAACGTGTCCGACTGCTTGCTACTATTGAGATTAAATCTCAAGAGCCGGGATTATTGCTGGCGGCGGATGAATTGGGCATCCCGTTAAGGGCCGTTTCCAGCCGGGAAATTGCGGTATGTGCCAAAGAGCATGGTAGATCAGATTTTGTGAAAGAAAAGATAGGGGTGTGGGGGGTGTGTGAACCCGCGGCGCTTCTTTCGGGGAGGAAGACTCAATTACTACTCAAAAAACAGAAATATCCAGGCGTGACCGTAGCCATCGCCCAGGAAAACTTTACGTGGTAG
- the cobJ gene encoding precorrin-3B C(17)-methyltransferase, producing MVGIGPGARNEISQRALDALKDSETIVGYKLYVDLVKDIVGNKQIVASAMRKEIERVEMAIQEALAGKIVSLISSGDPGVYGMAGLVLEVVSEKNIDLPLEIISGIPAANAAAAVLGAPLMHDYAVISLSDLLTPWETIERRVKCAAEADFVIVLYNPRSSQRDWQIEKTAHIILHYKSPATPVGIVKDASRKDESVIITTLDKMTSHPIDMTTVIIVGNSTTFQYHNYLVTKRGYQL from the coding sequence GTGGTAGGCATTGGCCCCGGGGCAAGGAACGAGATTAGCCAGAGGGCATTAGACGCATTGAAAGATTCTGAAACGATCGTTGGCTATAAACTGTATGTGGATCTGGTGAAAGATATTGTAGGAAATAAACAGATCGTTGCCAGCGCCATGCGTAAGGAAATTGAGCGTGTGGAGATGGCGATACAGGAAGCCCTGGCGGGAAAGATCGTGTCTCTCATCAGCAGCGGTGATCCGGGTGTTTACGGCATGGCCGGACTTGTGCTGGAGGTGGTTTCTGAAAAAAATATCGATTTGCCCCTAGAAATTATTTCAGGAATTCCTGCAGCCAATGCCGCTGCAGCCGTGCTCGGCGCGCCGCTCATGCATGATTATGCCGTCATTAGCCTTAGCGACCTGCTCACACCGTGGGAGACCATAGAAAGGCGCGTAAAGTGTGCTGCCGAGGCAGATTTTGTCATTGTACTATACAATCCCAGGAGCTCTCAAAGGGATTGGCAGATTGAGAAAACTGCCCATATCATCCTTCACTATAAATCTCCAGCGACCCCTGTAGGGATCGTCAAAGACGCATCCCGGAAGGATGAATCGGTTATCATCACAACACTTGACAAAATGACTTCTCATCCTATTGACATGACGACCGTTATTATCGTAGGAAATTCGACTACCTTTCAATATCATAATTACCTGGTAACAAAACGGGGTTATCAATTGTAA
- a CDS encoding type II toxin-antitoxin system VapB family antitoxin, with amino-acid sequence MRTTLNIDDLLMKQLLEATHEKSKTRAIAIAIKDYLKKKHIKKILSYQGTVDIENNWQQLEKEEIMEYEGKK; translated from the coding sequence ATGCGTACCACGTTAAATATTGACGACCTTTTAATGAAACAGCTTCTTGAGGCTACTCATGAAAAATCAAAAACCAGGGCGATTGCTATTGCCATTAAGGATTACCTCAAAAAGAAACACATTAAAAAAATTCTTTCTTACCAGGGCACCGTAGATATAGAAAACAACTGGCAACAATTGGAGAAAGAAGAAATAATGGAATATGAAGGCAAAAAATAA
- a CDS encoding decaprenyl-phosphate phosphoribosyltransferase translates to MLFKYILLSMRPEQWIKNFFVFTALLFSKNMFDLSKDFKSFAGFLIFCGITGCAYIVNDLIDLEKDKLHPVKSQRPLASGKLKTNTAIVIIFFICCAGLFLAFSMGLFFGIIVLAYFLLNIGYSLYLKSIVIIDVVTIAAGFVLRVLGGAVIISVAASQWLILCTILLALFLGFSKRRHELVLLEDSATNHRKVLEHYSPYFLDQMIAVVTASTVICYALYAMSKDTIEKLGTSKLIYTIPFVLYGIFRYLYLVHQKEKGGSPTEIMFTDKPMIINICLWVVSSVVFIYIIH, encoded by the coding sequence GTGCTATTTAAATACATCCTTTTATCAATGAGACCTGAGCAATGGATAAAAAACTTTTTTGTGTTCACTGCTCTATTATTTTCAAAAAACATGTTCGATCTATCAAAGGATTTCAAGTCCTTTGCCGGGTTTCTGATCTTTTGCGGAATCACGGGTTGTGCCTATATCGTAAACGACCTTATCGATCTGGAAAAAGATAAACTACACCCTGTCAAATCTCAAAGGCCCCTTGCATCCGGAAAGCTAAAAACGAATACCGCGATTGTAATAATTTTCTTTATTTGTTGTGCCGGACTCTTTCTTGCATTTTCCATGGGCCTTTTTTTTGGGATTATTGTTCTTGCCTATTTTTTACTCAATATAGGATACAGTCTCTATTTGAAAAGTATCGTGATTATTGACGTTGTTACTATTGCGGCAGGATTTGTGCTAAGGGTTTTGGGCGGCGCAGTCATTATCTCGGTGGCCGCATCGCAGTGGCTGATCCTCTGTACGATCCTTTTGGCCCTATTTCTTGGTTTTAGTAAGAGGAGACATGAACTTGTCCTCTTGGAGGATAGCGCTACAAATCATAGGAAGGTACTTGAACATTACAGTCCCTATTTTCTGGATCAGATGATAGCCGTTGTTACTGCATCCACCGTAATTTGCTATGCATTATACGCCATGTCAAAAGATACTATTGAAAAACTGGGAACGTCAAAACTCATCTATACGATTCCATTTGTCTTGTATGGCATTTTCCGATATCTTTATTTAGTGCATCAAAAAGAAAAAGGCGGCAGTCCAACGGAGATTATGTTTACCGATAAACCCATGATTATCAATATATGCCTATGGGTTGTTTCTTCTGTTGTATTTATTTACATCATACACTAA
- a CDS encoding sialidase family protein has product MKHISKMMKALIGSLVLLLMLSSLVTVASGTCWTEIGIGNPIIDKNGNPGYVYSVTFADKDQPNLLTGIVGPVGAERDDVACRPATSTNQAVSWVVHDSPNFDQIETQGWGDNWRDRVVARSAANPNRIWFAANGHPWYSPAPKGGLWRSDDNGTSWTENLMAGQPGESGEINSIIPDPDDQGKVFIGRGYDYGNVSVSTDAGVTFTILQGHNNVSKTGDDRWNYAVITIDFVVGLILNKHDFLSPMSMNLDGSNSTEINFPGVIAGRPLGGITYDVPVRGLQKRAGGLMGRCTADGGFIYSAENTQTLYYAAGGVPDVSSAVPINGVNIDFPDGYNLLAHPTEPCTWVVQTGGTTFSITHDCGVTWSPLPMDGFTSTVRVVAMAYLPDASGRILAFTEDGRRFLFSVPCAVTLLSFNAKSGNDGSVILTWETATEVDNAGFNLYRAETKDGAYKKINDILIPAQGNATSGAGYSFVDTPPAKGTYYYKLEDVDYKGVSAMHGPEKVKVRSDDATIKSLRTKKRK; this is encoded by the coding sequence ATGAAGCACATAAGCAAAATGATGAAGGCGTTGATTGGAAGTCTGGTTCTACTGCTGATGCTCAGCAGCTTGGTAACAGTGGCTTCGGGAACCTGTTGGACTGAAATCGGTATCGGAAACCCGATCATCGACAAAAATGGAAACCCCGGTTACGTTTATTCCGTCACATTTGCCGACAAGGATCAGCCTAATTTGCTGACTGGGATTGTGGGTCCAGTGGGAGCTGAACGTGACGATGTTGCATGCCGTCCAGCCACGTCTACTAACCAAGCGGTGTCTTGGGTTGTTCATGATTCACCGAACTTCGATCAAATCGAGACACAGGGTTGGGGAGATAATTGGCGGGACCGCGTTGTTGCCCGGTCGGCAGCCAACCCCAATCGTATCTGGTTTGCGGCGAACGGGCATCCATGGTACTCTCCTGCGCCCAAAGGAGGGCTATGGCGCTCCGATGACAATGGTACTTCATGGACTGAAAATCTGATGGCAGGACAGCCAGGAGAAAGTGGCGAGATCAATAGCATTATCCCAGACCCTGACGATCAGGGCAAAGTATTTATTGGACGCGGCTATGATTACGGCAACGTGTCTGTGAGCACGGATGCTGGTGTGACTTTTACAATCCTCCAAGGTCACAACAACGTGAGCAAGACTGGTGACGATAGATGGAACTACGCAGTAATTACGATCGATTTCGTGGTGGGATTGATCCTCAATAAACACGATTTTCTTTCTCCCATGAGTATGAATCTGGACGGAAGCAACTCAACTGAGATTAACTTCCCTGGCGTTATTGCGGGAAGACCACTTGGTGGAATCACGTATGATGTTCCAGTCAGAGGTCTCCAAAAGAGGGCAGGAGGACTCATGGGACGATGCACCGCAGATGGTGGGTTTATTTATTCCGCCGAGAATACCCAAACTCTTTACTATGCGGCGGGAGGTGTGCCGGACGTTTCTTCAGCGGTACCAATCAACGGTGTGAACATTGATTTCCCAGATGGTTACAATCTATTGGCTCATCCGACTGAGCCTTGCACATGGGTTGTCCAGACCGGAGGCACAACCTTCTCTATAACTCACGATTGTGGAGTCACTTGGTCGCCACTTCCGATGGATGGGTTTACCAGCACTGTTCGAGTAGTCGCTATGGCGTACCTCCCGGACGCCTCTGGTAGGATCCTGGCTTTCACAGAAGACGGAAGGCGTTTCTTGTTCTCTGTTCCATGTGCTGTTACTCTATTATCTTTTAACGCCAAGTCGGGTAATGATGGTAGTGTAATTCTGACCTGGGAAACGGCCACGGAGGTGGACAATGCCGGATTTAATCTCTACCGCGCAGAAACCAAGGATGGCGCTTATAAAAAGATCAACGACATCCTCATCCCAGCCCAGGGCAATGCCACGTCCGGAGCCGGTTACAGCTTTGTAGATACGCCACCAGCCAAAGGCACGTACTATTACAAGCTGGAGGACGTGGACTACAAAGGGGTGAGCGCCATGCACGGTCCTGAAAAGGTAAAGGTAAGGTCAGATGATGCCACAATAAAGAGTTTAAGGACAAAGAAACGTAAATAA
- the tnpC gene encoding IS66 family transposase, with product MTRDEAIAILEMDREDAIQAILILAEKAENYDRLCDKPSPTTPSGMTPPYLKPAGKRKRRPCGRKHGHKGISRKRPEKITAYQTHTLKSCPDCHQPLQNPVRTYKRYIEDIPQIDPVVTEHTVHGSWCSCCRKIVQPTVTDALPNARLGLRLVVFTAWLHYLVGISINNIVKMVSVFFNFHISAGGLTQAWKSLATLLESRYNDIGQKVSASAVLHADETGWRLNGKTHWLWCFTTKTLCYYLITRNRGSPVIEKFLGRLFKGILICDFWGAYNKINALAKQRCFYHLFTELVKVDTYNRSIPWKAFRKKLSRVLKDALRLSEEKNHLSPECFLRLKKRLHYRLEQFLITPYQDKDAQRLIKRLNRHKEELFTFLEHEGVSPYNNHAEQQMRKPVLTRKVSQQNRSAQGANTQAILMTLLRSAELQGANPVENLLAIAKNALTVKTPSGLAYKIAC from the coding sequence ATGACCAGGGATGAAGCTATAGCTATTTTAGAGATGGACAGAGAGGATGCGATTCAAGCCATCCTGATACTGGCCGAGAAAGCAGAGAACTATGACAGACTCTGCGATAAACCGAGTCCGACCACCCCGTCCGGCATGACACCACCGTATCTAAAGCCCGCAGGCAAAAGGAAAAGACGGCCTTGTGGCAGGAAACACGGACATAAGGGGATTTCCCGGAAACGGCCGGAAAAAATAACTGCCTATCAGACACATACCCTCAAGAGTTGTCCTGATTGCCACCAGCCACTGCAAAATCCGGTAAGAACGTATAAGCGATACATCGAAGATATCCCACAGATTGATCCGGTCGTGACTGAACATACGGTTCATGGTTCCTGGTGTTCTTGTTGTAGAAAGATTGTCCAGCCTACGGTCACAGACGCGTTGCCAAATGCCCGACTCGGATTGCGCCTCGTTGTCTTTACCGCCTGGCTTCATTACTTAGTCGGCATAAGTATAAACAATATCGTAAAGATGGTTTCCGTATTTTTCAACTTTCACATAAGCGCCGGTGGTTTAACCCAGGCTTGGAAGTCCCTTGCAACACTCCTGGAATCACGGTATAACGATATTGGACAAAAAGTCTCCGCAAGTGCCGTTTTACACGCAGATGAAACAGGGTGGCGGTTGAACGGGAAAACCCATTGGTTGTGGTGTTTTACAACCAAAACCCTCTGCTACTACCTCATAACACGCAATCGGGGGTCGCCTGTCATAGAAAAGTTCTTAGGCAGACTATTCAAGGGCATCCTGATTTGTGACTTCTGGGGCGCTTATAACAAGATAAACGCACTGGCAAAGCAGCGGTGTTTCTATCATCTGTTCACGGAACTGGTAAAAGTCGACACATACAATCGGTCAATTCCATGGAAAGCTTTCCGGAAAAAACTCTCTCGTGTGCTCAAAGACGCATTGCGGTTATCGGAGGAAAAGAACCATTTGAGTCCAGAATGCTTTCTTCGGTTGAAAAAGAGATTACATTATCGGCTTGAACAGTTTTTGATAACACCCTATCAGGATAAAGACGCACAAAGACTGATCAAACGTCTGAATCGCCATAAAGAGGAACTCTTTACGTTCCTGGAACATGAGGGCGTGAGTCCCTATAATAACCATGCTGAGCAACAGATGCGAAAGCCGGTATTGACTCGAAAGGTCTCACAACAAAATCGTTCTGCTCAAGGTGCGAATACCCAGGCTATCCTTATGACATTGCTTCGCTCTGCGGAATTACAAGGTGCTAATCCCGTTGAAAACCTTCTGGCAATTGCCAAAAACGCCCTGACGGTAAAAACGCCTTCTGGGTTGGCCTATAAAATCGCTTGTTAA
- a CDS encoding PIN domain-containing protein: MKKKYLLDSFVLLAYLKEENNYEKVKNILSSHNTHVLMNDINIGETFYILARERGMEKADYFLCVILPNLPIAHIENSLQEVIEASRIKAKYPISYSYS; the protein is encoded by the coding sequence ATGAAGAAAAAGTACCTGTTGGACTCTTTCGTCCTTCTCGCATACCTAAAAGAGGAAAATAATTATGAAAAAGTGAAGAATATTCTTTCATCGCACAATACCCACGTCTTAATGAATGATATCAATATTGGAGAAACCTTTTATATTCTAGCACGAGAACGTGGCATGGAAAAAGCAGACTACTTTTTGTGCGTAATTTTACCTAATTTGCCGATAGCTCATATCGAAAATTCCTTACAGGAAGTAATTGAAGCCTCGAGAATTAAGGCCAAATATCCCATCTCTTACTCATATTCCTAA
- a CDS encoding TldD/PmbA family protein yields the protein MNKIEEKVLELALKQTPSAEVLYDEGESRSVSFENNKLKYVNTKSIRGIGLRVIKDGRIGFSSTTDLRKPEKLVANAIESAKFGQTAAFEFPSGNNFPKIAMFDQQVVDYPIHKCVEIGKEAIERALSVNSSYECSVSMGKGHGMRRLINSKGLDISIASSSFGIGIEILEVKGQSLLWVGEGESSKGLVTDLNKHVDKALKGLKLTQKELKLKTGAYPVVVTAKAMGNLLATFETGCNGKLVQKGASPLTNRLGEKIIDERVSIYDDATIDMADSSYPWDGEGTPSQRTPLFERGVLKNYLFDLQTAGIMKTKSTGNGSRGFSSQPSPGNSNVTVEPGNMSFEAMIKDVKYGVLVDQVLGGGQSNILAGEFSVNIDLGYLIENGEVAGRVKDCMIAGNAFGVFNNIVAIGDRAEWHGSTKVPPFYFRAMNIAGNAD from the coding sequence ATGAATAAAATTGAAGAAAAAGTCCTGGAATTGGCTTTAAAACAGACCCCTTCTGCAGAGGTTCTTTACGACGAAGGTGAGTCACGGTCGGTGAGTTTTGAAAATAATAAGTTAAAATACGTAAATACAAAATCTATCCGTGGAATTGGACTTCGTGTAATTAAAGATGGGAGGATTGGATTCTCCAGTACCACCGATCTCAGGAAACCTGAGAAACTGGTTGCCAATGCTATAGAAAGTGCAAAATTTGGCCAGACTGCCGCCTTCGAATTCCCTTCCGGGAATAACTTTCCAAAGATTGCCATGTTTGATCAGCAGGTAGTAGACTATCCTATCCACAAATGTGTGGAGATTGGGAAAGAGGCCATTGAGAGGGCATTATCGGTAAATTCCAGCTATGAATGTAGCGTAAGTATGGGGAAAGGGCACGGGATGCGAAGGCTTATCAATTCAAAGGGGCTGGATATTTCCATTGCCTCCTCATCGTTTGGCATAGGTATAGAGATATTGGAGGTGAAAGGACAAAGTTTACTCTGGGTTGGGGAAGGGGAAAGCTCAAAAGGTCTTGTTACTGACCTCAATAAACACGTTGATAAGGCGTTGAAAGGCTTAAAGCTTACACAAAAGGAACTGAAATTAAAAACAGGTGCTTATCCTGTGGTGGTTACGGCAAAGGCTATGGGAAACTTGCTTGCAACCTTCGAAACCGGTTGCAACGGGAAGCTGGTGCAAAAAGGCGCCTCACCTCTTACCAATAGATTGGGTGAAAAGATTATCGATGAACGGGTCAGTATTTATGATGATGCTACAATCGATATGGCCGATTCCAGCTATCCGTGGGATGGGGAGGGTACACCATCGCAGCGCACCCCATTGTTTGAAAGGGGTGTCTTAAAAAATTACCTCTTTGACTTGCAAACGGCTGGAATAATGAAAACAAAGTCCACCGGGAACGGCAGCAGAGGTTTTTCTTCTCAGCCTTCTCCAGGTAATTCAAATGTTACCGTTGAACCTGGTAATATGTCCTTCGAGGCCATGATAAAGGACGTCAAATATGGTGTGCTGGTTGATCAAGTGCTCGGTGGTGGTCAGAGCAATATCCTTGCTGGAGAATTCTCCGTAAACATCGATCTGGGATATTTGATTGAGAATGGGGAAGTTGCAGGCAGGGTAAAAGACTGTATGATAGCGGGAAATGCCTTTGGGGTGTTTAATAATATTGTAGCGATCGGTGATAGGGCTGAATGGCACGGTTCGACAAAAGTACCGCCCTTTTATTTTAGGGCAATGAATATTGCCGGTAATGCTGACTAA
- a CDS encoding PIN domain-containing protein, with protein sequence MKAKNNPKVIADTCIWVEFFRTKSETSNCLRDLIANNLVAGVGIIIAELLQGIKTHREHEIVLDVFNVIEYLEITKDVWIEAGMLSRRLRSQGKTIPLSDITIACCAKKHQYQVFTIDNHFHAIQDITSIPFFSR encoded by the coding sequence ATGAAGGCAAAAAATAATCCAAAAGTTATTGCTGATACGTGTATCTGGGTCGAATTCTTTCGTACAAAATCAGAAACCTCAAACTGCCTGAGAGACCTTATCGCTAACAATCTTGTTGCTGGCGTTGGGATAATCATTGCTGAACTCCTTCAGGGTATTAAGACACATAGAGAACATGAAATTGTATTAGACGTATTCAATGTCATTGAATATCTCGAAATAACGAAAGATGTCTGGATAGAAGCCGGAATGCTTTCCAGAAGACTTCGGTCACAGGGAAAGACAATTCCACTTTCTGATATCACCATCGCTTGTTGCGCAAAGAAACATCAGTATCAGGTATTTACCATTGACAATCACTTTCATGCTATTCAGGATATAACCAGTATTCCTTTTTTCTCTCGATAA
- a CDS encoding B12-binding domain-containing radical SAM protein: MKLEKALLFNPPVGLYQRGEDRCQAEVDGGSATSLRPPNDLGYIASMLRQIGVTPFIADYPAEKKLWSHFEDDLKTIQPNFLIMSITTPTIEDDMKAFSIAKTLNSEIFTIAKGAHFYTCNREDLKKAIYEVMDVAIVGEAETVINNLIHAKKNGADLSNVRGILWRNNLNQIVQTGQEPFLTDLDKIPFPARDLMKNHLYVRPDTGEPQATIQTSRGCPSQCIFCLSPLISGMKLRERSVGNIIAELEECVNEYGIRNFFFRADTFTMNKKSVIELCKEIISRKLGIAWVANSRVNTIDEERLAWMKKSGCWLVAFGIESGNDEIQKRIKKGTTRTQAREAVNLCRKLGIKTYGFYLIGFPWETKEMIMDTLQLAKELRCDFSEIHIAIPYEGTEFYKIAQDLGILTEKAVGHNYFSNPAIGTLHVSKEELIQMRKKALRSLYLSPRYIGRTLVHMKSFREVKNYARYGLRLLIQNYRKG; the protein is encoded by the coding sequence ATGAAATTAGAAAAAGCACTTCTCTTTAATCCCCCCGTCGGCCTTTATCAGCGTGGGGAAGACAGATGTCAGGCCGAGGTTGATGGAGGCAGCGCCACATCGCTCCGTCCGCCCAATGACCTCGGGTACATCGCTTCTATGCTGAGGCAAATAGGGGTTACACCCTTTATCGCTGATTATCCTGCGGAAAAGAAACTGTGGAGTCATTTCGAAGATGACCTCAAAACGATACAGCCCAACTTCCTGATAATGAGCATCACCACCCCCACCATCGAAGATGATATGAAGGCATTTTCCATTGCAAAGACATTGAACTCCGAAATCTTTACTATCGCAAAGGGGGCTCACTTTTATACGTGTAATAGGGAAGACCTTAAAAAAGCGATCTACGAGGTCATGGATGTTGCCATTGTCGGAGAGGCGGAGACAGTTATCAACAACCTGATTCATGCAAAAAAAAACGGGGCGGATTTATCCAATGTCAGGGGGATTTTATGGAGAAACAATCTTAACCAGATCGTCCAAACTGGCCAGGAGCCATTCTTGACGGATCTTGACAAGATACCCTTTCCTGCCAGAGACCTGATGAAAAATCATCTTTACGTCCGTCCTGATACCGGCGAGCCGCAGGCAACGATCCAGACCTCCAGGGGTTGCCCATCCCAATGCATCTTTTGCCTATCGCCCCTCATTTCCGGTATGAAATTGCGGGAACGATCGGTAGGAAATATTATTGCAGAGCTTGAAGAATGCGTGAATGAATATGGTATCAGGAATTTTTTTTTCCGCGCCGACACCTTTACCATGAATAAAAAATCAGTGATTGAATTATGCAAGGAAATTATAAGCCGTAAGCTTGGCATTGCATGGGTGGCAAACAGCCGTGTAAATACCATCGATGAAGAACGTCTGGCATGGATGAAAAAGTCGGGGTGCTGGCTGGTGGCATTTGGGATTGAATCGGGAAATGATGAAATCCAAAAAAGAATCAAAAAAGGCACAACCCGGACACAGGCACGGGAGGCCGTAAACCTGTGCAGAAAGCTGGGGATAAAAACTTATGGTTTTTATTTAATTGGATTTCCCTGGGAAACGAAAGAAATGATTATGGATACCCTGCAGCTTGCAAAAGAGTTACGGTGTGATTTTTCGGAAATCCACATTGCAATTCCCTATGAGGGCACGGAATTTTATAAGATTGCCCAGGATTTGGGGATATTAACGGAAAAAGCCGTTGGACACAATTATTTTTCCAATCCTGCTATTGGCACCTTACATGTATCAAAAGAAGAACTTATTCAAATGCGTAAAAAGGCTTTGAGGTCATTATATCTGAGTCCACGCTATATCGGTCGTACCCTTGTTCACATGAAAAGCTTCCGGGAAGTAAAAAACTACGCCAGATATGGATTACGCTTGCTTATTCAAAACTACCGTAAGGGTTAA
- a CDS encoding transposase: MARPLRIQYEGALYHVTCRGNERKAIFRDDHDRNVFLELLSDGVKTYNINLYCYVLMDNHFHLLLETPLGNLGEFMRWFNITYTSHYNRRYKRSGHLYQGRYKSILVEKASYLHVLSRYIHLNPVRTRQKEKASLSEKKRYLRNYPWSSLLGYIDDTKRGACIDYAQVLEAYGGETREGRRLYWEAICNDVSTGLDIKEEVVGGSILGSDSFIKWVRDRFLPAKSREIPAVKRVRKYSTKEEIIKVLCKEVGKSFDEIKRERGMIRQMAMDVLYRLGGLTGTEIGEMIGVDYSTVSQGRKRLREKRKRDKHLSALLGKIEADLS; the protein is encoded by the coding sequence ATGGCACGACCATTACGAATACAATATGAAGGTGCATTGTACCATGTGACCTGTCGCGGTAACGAGAGGAAGGCGATCTTTAGGGATGACCATGATAGGAACGTGTTTCTTGAGTTATTGAGCGATGGTGTGAAGACATATAACATTAACCTGTATTGCTATGTTCTCATGGATAATCACTTCCACCTGCTCCTGGAAACTCCCCTGGGCAATCTGGGCGAGTTTATGAGGTGGTTTAATATTACCTATACCTCACATTATAACAGGCGATACAAAAGGAGCGGTCATCTGTACCAGGGAAGATACAAGAGTATCCTTGTGGAAAAGGCGAGCTATCTGCATGTTTTATCCCGATATATCCACCTGAACCCCGTCAGAACGAGGCAAAAAGAAAAAGCATCTTTGTCAGAAAAGAAGAGATATTTAAGAAATTATCCTTGGAGCAGTCTTTTGGGTTATATCGATGATACGAAAAGAGGCGCTTGTATTGATTATGCCCAGGTCCTTGAGGCGTATGGAGGTGAAACTAGAGAAGGAAGAAGGTTGTATTGGGAGGCCATCTGTAATGATGTATCAACAGGTCTTGACATAAAGGAAGAGGTAGTTGGTGGGAGCATCCTGGGGAGTGATAGCTTTATAAAGTGGGTACGAGATCGATTTTTACCTGCAAAGTCCCGTGAGATTCCTGCGGTAAAACGAGTGAGAAAGTATAGCACAAAAGAGGAAATTATTAAGGTCCTCTGTAAAGAGGTGGGTAAAAGCTTTGATGAGATAAAAAGGGAAAGAGGTATGATACGACAGATGGCCATGGACGTGTTGTATCGACTTGGTGGATTGACAGGGACAGAGATAGGAGAGATGATAGGGGTAGATTATAGTACGGTTAGTCAAGGGAGGAAACGATTGCGAGAAAAACGAAAAAGGGATAAGCATCTTTCAGCGCTCCTCGGGAAAATTGAAGCAGATTTGTCATAG